Genomic segment of Microthrixaceae bacterium:
CCGGGCCGGCCGAGCCGGGTTCGACACCTCGGGGCGGGTCGTGGTCATGGCCCCCCAACACGTGATCGACAACGCCCGCTCCGCGGCCAAGGCGCTGGCCAAAGCCGGCGGTGATCCAACCAAGGTCCGTCGTCAACCCAAGAAGAAGCCACCGGAGGGCACGGTGAGCTGGGCCGAACCCACCTTCACCCGCCTGGTCGGCGCCGCCCCCGAACCCCTCGGTGCGCCGCTGACCGTGACCCACTCGATGGTTCTAAACGTGCTGGACCGGCCCGGTGACGGTCGAGGAGCGCTCCACCAACTGCTGTCGGACAACCACGACACCGAAACCAACCGGGCTCGACATCTGGTTCGGGCGGCCGAGATCGAGCAGGCCCTTGTCGATGGCGGAATCGTGGAGGAGCTGGCTGATCCCGACGACCGGGGTCGGACGGTGCGGGTGACGATCGACCTCCAGGCCGACTTCGCCCTCAACCAGCCACTGGCCCCCTTCGCCCTGGCCGCTCTCGATCTGCTCGATCCCGAGTCCCCGACCTGGGCCCTCGACGTGGTGTCGGTGATCGAAGCAGTCCTGGAAGATCCGCGACCGGTCATCTCCTCGCAGGTGTCGAAGGCCCGGGGCGAGGCGGTGAGCCGGATGAAGGCCGATGGACTCGACTACGACCAGCGCATGGCCGAGCTGGAGTCGGTCACCCATCCCCGACCCCTGGCCGAGCTGCTGGAGCCGATGTTCGAGGTCTACCGAGGCCGCCACCCCTGGGTGGCGGAGTCTCCGCTGTCACCCAAAGCCGTGGTGCGGGAGATGTGGGAGCGGGCCATGGGCTTCGCTGACTACGTGCGCTTCCACCAGATCGCCCGGGCCGAGGGCGCACTTCTGCGCTATTTGACCGACGCCTACCGCACCCTGGTCAAGACCGTGCCCGAGGACACCAAGACCGACGAGTTGGTGGACCTGACCGAGTGGCTGGGAGAGCTGGTCCGCCAGGTCGACTCCAGCCTCCTCGACGAGTGGGAGGCGCTGAGCCATCCACCAGATGGGGTCGAGCTGACACCTCCGGTGGACCACGTGCCGCCGCCGCTCACGGCCAACCGCCGAGCTTTCGCGGTTCTGGTCCGCAACGCCATGTTCCAACGGGTGGAGCTGGCCGCACTCAGGCGTTGGGATGCCCTTGGCGACCTCGACGGCGACGAGGGCTGGACACCCCAGCGCTGGTCCGAAGCGCTGGCGCCGTTCTCGGCCGAGCACTCTTCGATCGGCATCGACGCCGACGCCCGCAACCCCGTCCACCTCGCCATCACCGAGCAGCCCGGGATCTGGTTGCTACGTCAGACGCTGTGCGACCCGGACGGCGACCACGACTGGGCTCTGGTGGCCACCGTCGACCTGGCTCGCTCCGACGAGGAAGGCGAAGCCGTCATCGCCATGGTGTCGGTCGACAGACTGACCGACTGACCGCCTGACCGCCTGACCGACATGCCAGAGGACCAGAGCTATTGGCGGTAGCTGGACAGGAAGTTGCCCAGGCGTTCTATGGCCACCTTCAGGTCTCGGGCCCAGGGCAGGGTGACGATGCGCAGGTGGTCGGGCTCGGGCCAGTTGAAGCCGGTGCCTTGGACCACCAGGATCTTCTCCTGCAACAACAGATCGAGGACCATCTGGGAGTCGTCGTGGATCTCGTGGACCTCGGGGTCGAGGCGGGGGAAGACGTACAGCGCCCCCTTGGGGACCACACAGCTGACACCGGGGATCTCAGACAGGGCCTCGACAGCAGTGTCACGCTGCTCGAGCAGTCGGCCGGCCGGACCGATGAGACCCTCGATGGACTGCTGGCCGCCTAGGGCAGCCTGAATGGCGTGCTGCGCAGGGGCGTTGGGGCACAACCTCGATGACGCCAACAGGTCGATGCCGTCGAGGAATCCCTGGGCATGGTTCTTGGGTCCGGTGATGGCCATCCACCCCGACCGGTATCCCGCCACCCGGTAGGTCTTGGACAGCCCGTTGTATGTGATGCACAGCTGGTCTGGAGCCAGCGAGGCCACCGATGTGTGGGAAGCTCCGTCATAGAGGATCCGGTCGTAGATCTCATCGGCCAGCAGCAAAAGCTCGTGCTCGCGAGCCAGCTCAGCCACACCAGCCAATACCTCCGGGCTGTAGACGGCACCGGTCGGGTTGTTGGGGTTGATGACCAGGACGGCCTTGGTGCGAGCGCTGACCTTGGCGGCCATGTCGGCCAGGTCGGGGTTCCAGCCGTCGTTCTCGTCGCAGCGATAGTGGACCGGAGTGCCACCGGCCAGGCTCACGGCCGCGGTCCACAGCGGATAGTCGGGCGCGGGGATCAAGACCTCGTCACCGTCGTCGAGGAGGGCCTGCATGGTGAGCATGATCAGCTCGGACACGCCGTTGCCCAGGTAGACGTCGTCCACATCCAGGTCGGGGAAGCCAGGTACCAGATCATATCGGCTCACCACTGCTCGGCGGGCCGACACGATGCCCCGTGACTCCGTGTAGCCCGACGCCTCGGGCAGCGCGGCCAACACGTCTCGCAGGATCGCTTCGGGGGCCTCGAAGCCGTACACGGCTGGGTTACCGATGTTCAGCTTGATGATCTGGTGGCCCTCGGCCTCGAGCCGGGCGGCCTGGGCGTTGGCCGGCCCCCGGATCTCATAGACGACGCCCTGAAGCTTGCTGGCCTGGGTTAGTTCACGCACTAGGCCATGTTGGTCCACGGCGGTCCAGACCGTGGCACCGGTTCTCTGCACTCACCGCAGAGACGAGGGAGTGGAGGCTCAGCGCCGACCCTGGGCCAGCTCGGCCAAGAACTCTTCTTTGGTCATCTTGGGCTTGTCTGATGCGGTGTCGATGCTGGCGATGGAGTCGCGCATGCGAGACAGCAGATCGGTGCCGCCGCTGGGAGCCGAGGCCCAGTGCTGGTCGAGCGCCCTGCTGAACTGTTCGGTGGTGAGATCCTCGGGGTGTTCCATCGCTTCGCCTCCCTAAGTGCCAACGGTGTGACCCGAGTGGGCCGTGAGTGCACCGATCGTAGTGCACGCGTCGCAGGAATCCATGGATGTTCTGTTCAAGTTCTGTGACGATCAGGCCGATACTGCGCCCGTAGCGCTCCGTCCGGGACCGGGAGGTCCGGCAAAGGCCTGGATGATGTCCAGCCACCGCCGCGCATCGGGGCCGGTGGCGGTCACCACGACGTCATTGCGGTGACGACGCCGGGTGGCGAGCAGGCAGAAGTCCAGGGCTGGCCCTTCGATCCGCTGGAGGGCCGACGGGTCACCCCACACCCACTGCTGCCCATCGGGTCCGTGAAGAATCACCGTGATGTCCTCGTCGGGAGCCACCTCGCCGTGTACCGAGTAGGCGAAAC
This window contains:
- a CDS encoding DUF3516 domain-containing protein, producing the protein MNLGDRLGDKPGVDAAVDLFLEWAADLNLELYPHQEEALLAVASGDHVIVNTPTGSGKSLIAAAAHTVAMARGERSFYTAPIKALVSEKFFELSRTFGPARVGMLTGDAAVNHEAPIICCTAEVLANMALREGNRADVGQVVMDEFHFIADPDRGWAWQVPLLELNRAQQILLSATLGDTTRFEVDLFRRSARPVTVVRSATRPVPLHHEFRMDPLPEVLDELLATDQAPIYLVHFTQAGAIDQAQSLMSLKLATREEKEAIAAEIGAFRFSAGFGKVLSRFVRNGIGVHHAGMLPRYRRLVERLAQAGLLKVICGTDTLGVGINVPIRTVVLTSLSKFDGTQVRLLSAREFHQISGRAGRAGFDTSGRVVVMAPQHVIDNARSAAKALAKAGGDPTKVRRQPKKKPPEGTVSWAEPTFTRLVGAAPEPLGAPLTVTHSMVLNVLDRPGDGRGALHQLLSDNHDTETNRARHLVRAAEIEQALVDGGIVEELADPDDRGRTVRVTIDLQADFALNQPLAPFALAALDLLDPESPTWALDVVSVIEAVLEDPRPVISSQVSKARGEAVSRMKADGLDYDQRMAELESVTHPRPLAELLEPMFEVYRGRHPWVAESPLSPKAVVREMWERAMGFADYVRFHQIARAEGALLRYLTDAYRTLVKTVPEDTKTDELVDLTEWLGELVRQVDSSLLDEWEALSHPPDGVELTPPVDHVPPPLTANRRAFAVLVRNAMFQRVELAALRRWDALGDLDGDEGWTPQRWSEALAPFSAEHSSIGIDADARNPVHLAITEQPGIWLLRQTLCDPDGDHDWALVATVDLARSDEEGEAVIAMVSVDRLTD
- a CDS encoding pyridoxal phosphate-dependent aminotransferase; the protein is MRELTQASKLQGVVYEIRGPANAQAARLEAEGHQIIKLNIGNPAVYGFEAPEAILRDVLAALPEASGYTESRGIVSARRAVVSRYDLVPGFPDLDVDDVYLGNGVSELIMLTMQALLDDGDEVLIPAPDYPLWTAAVSLAGGTPVHYRCDENDGWNPDLADMAAKVSARTKAVLVINPNNPTGAVYSPEVLAGVAELAREHELLLLADEIYDRILYDGASHTSVASLAPDQLCITYNGLSKTYRVAGYRSGWMAITGPKNHAQGFLDGIDLLASSRLCPNAPAQHAIQAALGGQQSIEGLIGPAGRLLEQRDTAVEALSEIPGVSCVVPKGALYVFPRLDPEVHEIHDDSQMVLDLLLQEKILVVQGTGFNWPEPDHLRIVTLPWARDLKVAIERLGNFLSSYRQ